The Daucus carota subsp. sativus chromosome 2, DH1 v3.0, whole genome shotgun sequence genome includes a window with the following:
- the LOC108208794 gene encoding uncharacterized protein LOC108208794 isoform X1, whose amino-acid sequence MPPELLPRDRKELFRERKNERSLSEGGGSNRWRDVKRPGGYVRGFPMLSEESCRGSGPSRSNDKMLDDESGRSLGKYGRSGRENRGGPFSQRGLNRHSSDAAANSSLNGPIMQFNVNDKRLVDDVLTCNRIDLKDTPDKSGGVSGPCTGQKLDGENSLSSIDWKTLKWTRSGSLSSRGSGLSHSSSSKSMGGDSTETKSNLHPLNVSPLESPSCDAAAFASPAAGANSAAPTEETSSRKKPRLGWGEGLAKFEKKRVDSPSDTAVKIGMVLSENNTENGRSHVINVPDRSPRLAGLLSCTSPATPSVACSSSVGLNDKFLGKAVNVETADVCGSPLESLNQCEDLSCNPVTLEDTLVANLYQINELLKCNDQVSTDSDFVKSTVMNKLLVLKADVSKRIEATESEIDSLENELKLLINDTGSVHPRPASSSSLPVVCFNKPSEVDTASNLIPRPDPLQTSGDLLKDRTYGGSEGELAECKDEDIDSPGTATSKFCEPMYSGKPVSQADIPNLVESSLNVDACRNGSEVKSLVYAVEEEGTDTRPSCLVDPDNVGQTENVYDLMMASNKEAAHRASEVFSKLVPDSSSSFDIQIDDNSPCLKVDPSVEEKFARRKRFMKFKERVITLKFRVFQHLWKEDLRLLSIKRSRTKPQKKFEFGTRMLPCGYQKHRASIRSRFSSPAGNLSLVPTTQVIDFASKLLEDSRTKVYRSALNMPSLILDNKEKIMSRFISSNRLVEDPCSLETERCIINPWTSEEKEIFLDKLSVFGKDFRKIAAFLDNKTTADCVEFYYKNHKSECFQKAKKKPEFAEKGKSFSKNTYLVTSGKRWNRDDNVASLDLLGAASAIAAKDDGLKPQKCAPRLIFSSCNSRTARGDDVLSKRSSAINILGSERENVAADVLAGICGSLSSEAMSSCITSSVDIGEGYQERKGQPMRMKKRRSVTPEVAQDVDEGICSDESCGEVDHADWTDEERSVFIEAVSSYGKDFAMISQCVGTKSSNQCKVFFSKARKCLGLDMMHPGSCSGVASLSDNGNGGGGADTEDASLVETGSGVKSGSKTDEDLSLSSTKVVQTETFPAGTINIYPDADKLKEINGAGESDVIVDEPRPEDAVSAGSKNKNVCLVLDNDNRFETCDGSESGAVKNLENGLGPHTKTIQNEASEGKQAVVQEVSGFVKPSYANLESGVYGDNSRAGEAGSEFSSHGNSFNETGLKNAPLSDGNIPVSAGTDLLATGSLPGCEKINPIILDDAPFSVLQTPVVQDPGAVQAENSLNLTSHLVPGKISNSQLKISVNSKDGYDKPLYQPPSRDDINPLNSLQAYPPSVPTKKALNGDIGSCKSTPSQSISKVDRNHYTDLLLPRDSYLPKSNGHGPKHNEIRSEHHLLSQDQLNDNSRRPRPRCLSDSDQPTRKGDVKLFGQILSHPSTQQKPNSRAEEKEDRDAKHAKSSENSYNLKIPSQNLDGILTSTKFDHNSYLGLRDMGLPMRSFGFWDGNRIQTGFPSMPDSAILLAKYPAAFGNYPPSSSTVEHQHLNRITERNLNGVSVMPARELSSSKGVADYQAYMNRDGAKVQPFAVDLKQQQTRYYSEMQRQRRGSEYDGLPSVQQQRAMVGLEVLGRGGILHGGGGPRNTVSDPVAAIRRHYAGEQYNGQIGSIIREEAWRSNGNVGR is encoded by the exons ATGCCGCCGGAATTGTTGCCAAGGGATCGGAAGGAGTTGTTCAGGGAGAGGAAGAACGAGAGGTCTTTGTCAGAAGGTGGTGGTTCAAACAGATGGAGAGATGTGAAAAGACCTGGAG GTTATGTTAGAGGTTTTCCTATGTTATCTGAAGAATCGTGTCGTGGGTCTGGACCTTCGAGGTCTAATGATAAGATGCTGGATGATGAGAGTGGTCGGTCATTGGGAAAGTATGGCAGAAGTGGTAGGGAGAATAGAGGTGGGCCTTTTAGTCAGAGAGGCTTGAATAGACACTCATCTGATGCTGCTGCCAATTCATCTTTAAATGGTCCTATTATGCAGTTCAATGTTAATGACAAGAGGTTAGTGGATGACGTATTAACATGTAATCGAATTGACTTGAAAGACACACCTGATAAGAGTGGTGGTGTTAGTGGCCCGTGCACAGGTCAGAAATTAGATGGGGAGAATTCATTGAGCTCTATAGATTGGAAGACTCTTAAATGGACACGTTCTGGAAGCTTGTCTTCACGTGGTTCTGGTTTGAGCCATTCAAGTAGCTCCAAGAGCATGGGAGGAGATTCTACTGAAACTAAGTCTAATTTGCATCCTCTAAATGTATCACCGCTGGAGTCCCCTTCATGTGATGCTGCTGCTTTTGCAAGTCCTGCTGCTGGTGCAAACTCCGCCGCTCCTACTGAAGAGACGAGTTCGCGGAAGAAGCCAAGACTTGGATGGGGTGAGGGGCTTGCAAAGTTTGAGAAGAAAAGAGTTGATAGCCCTAGTGATACTGCAGTGAAAATTGGAATGGTTTTATCTGAAAACAACACAGAAAATGGACGTTCTCATGTCATCAATGTCCCAGATAGAAGTCCTAGATTAGCAGGTCTCTTGAGTTGTACATCTCCTGCTACTCCCTCAGTTGCTTGCAGTTCCTCAGTGG GTTTAAATGACAAATTTTTGGGCAAAGCAGTGAATGTTGAAACTGCTGATGTATGTGGATCACCTTTAGAGTCTTTGAATCAGTGCGAAGATTTGTCTTGCAATCCGGTAACCTTGGAGGACACACTAGTTGCCAACTTATACCAGATTAACGAACTGCTTAAGTGTAATGATCAGGTTTCTACAGATTCTGATTTTGTGAAGTCTACTGTTATGAACAAATTGCTGGTATTGAAAGCTGATGTCTCAAAAAGAATAGAAGCTACCGAGTCTGAGATTGATTCGCTTGAAAATGAATTGAAGTTGCTGATTAATGACACCGGAAGTGTCCATCCACGTCCAGCTTCTTCTAGTTCTCTGCCAGTGGTGTGTTTCAACAAGCCGTCAGAAGTAGATACAGCATCCAATTTAATTCCTAGACCAGATCCATTGCAAACTTCAGGAGATCTGCTGAAGGACAGGACTTATGGTGGCTCCGAAGGGGAACTCGCTGAATGTAAAGATGAGGATATTGATAGTCCAGGCACTGCAACATCCAAGTTTTGTGAACCTATGTACTCGGGTAAGCCTGTTTCTCAGGCTGATATACCGAATCTTGTTGAAAGTTCTTTGAATGTTGATGCTTGTAGAAATGGCAGTGAAGTGAAGTCGTTGGTATATGCTGTTGAAGAAGAAGGAACAGATACTAGACCCAGTTGTCTTGTGGACCCTGATAATGTTGGACAGACAGAAAATGTATATGATCTAATGATGGCTTCTAACAAAGAAGCTGCACATAGAGCTTCCGAAGTGTTTAGCAAGTTAGTGCCAGACAGTTCATCCTCTTTTGATATTCAAATAGATGATAATAGCCCCTGCTTGAAAGTTGATCCTTCCGTAGAGGAAAAATTCGCAAGGAGGAAGCGTTTCATGAAGTTCAAAGAAAGAGTAATCACCCTCAAGTTTAGAGTGTTTCAGCATCTCTGGAAGGAAGATCTGCGCTTGCTATCCATAAAGAGAAGCCGCACAAAGCCTCAGAAGAAGTTTGAATTTGGCACCCGAATGTTACCCTGTGGCTACCAAAAGCATCGTGCATCTATCCGTTCTCGATTCTCATCTCCTG CAGGGAATCTGAGTTTAGTTCCCACCACACAGGTGATTGATTTCGCAAGCAAATTGCTTGAGGATTCCCGTACAAAGGTCTATAGAAGTGCTCTGAATATGCCGTCTTTAATATTGGACAACAAGGAGAAGATAATGTCAAGGTTCATCTCAAGTAATAGGTTGGTAGAGGATCCTTGCTCTCTTGAGACAGAGAGATGTATAATTAATCCGTGGACATCTGAAGAGAAAGAGATCTTCTTAGATAAGCTTTCCGTGTTCGGGAAGGATTTCAGAAAAATAGCTGCCTTTCTTGATAACAAAACAACTGCAGATTGTGTTGAGTTCTATTACAAGAATCACAAATCAGAATGTTTTCAGAAAGCTAAGAAGAAGCCGGAGTTTGCTGAAAAAGGAAAATCCTTTTCTAAAAACACTTACTTGGTTACATCTGGTAAGAGATGGAATCGTGACGACAATGTAGCTTCTCTTGATTTGCTTGGCGCAGCCTCAGCGATAGCTGCTAAAGATGATGGCCTAAAACCTCAGAAGTGTGCACCAAGATTAATTTTCAGTTCTTGCAACTCTAGAACAGCGCGAGGTGATGATGTTTTGTCAAAGAGGTCCAGTGCTATTAACATATTGGGGAGCGAAAGAGAAAATGTAGCTGCTGATGTGTTGGCTGGTATATGTGGTTCCCTATCTTCAGAAGCTATGAGTTCTTGCATtaccagctctgttgatattgGAGAGGGATATCAGGAGAGAAAGGGCCAACCAATGCGCATGAAGAAAAGGCGGTCAGTGACACCCGAGGTTGCTCAGGATGTTGATGAAGGGATTTGTTCAGATGAGAGTTGTGGAGAGGTAGACCATGCAGATTGGACAGACGAGGAAAGGTCGGTTTTCATTGAGGCCGTGTCATCCTATGGCAAGGATTTTGCAATGATTTCTCAGTGTGTTGGGACAAAGTCCAGTAATCAGTGTAAGGTCTTCTTCAGTAAGGCTCGGAAGTGCCTTGGTTTAGATATGATGCATCCTGGTTCTTGCAGTGGGGTAGCATCATTAAGTGACAATGGTAATGGAGGTGGCGGAGCTGACACAGAGGATGCCTCTCTTGTGGAGACTGGCTCAGGTGTTAAATCAGGCTCTAAGACTGATGAAGATCTGTCCTTGTCTAGTACGAAAGTAGTTCAGACTGAAACATTTCCGGCAGGgactataaatatttatccTGACGCTGACAAGTTGAAGGAGATAAACGGCGCAGGAGAATCAGATGTTATAGTTGATGAGCCCAGGCCAGAAGATGCTGTCTCTGCTggaagtaaaaataaaaatgtttgtCTAGTTCTTGATAATGACAACAGATTTGAAACTTGTGATGGTAGCGAGTCTGGGGCTGTGAAGAATCTTGAAAATGGTTTGGGGCCTCATACAAAAACTATACAAAATGAAGCTTCTGAAGGAAAACAAGCAGTTGTTCAGGAGGTTAGTGGCTTTGTTAAACCTTCTTATGCGAACTTAGAGAGTGGTGTTTATGGTGATAATTCTCGAGCAGGAGAAGCAGGAAGTGAGTTTTCATCACATGGAAATAGTTTCAATGAGACAGGTCTTAAAAATGCTCCCCTATCTGATGGAAATATTCCTGTATCGGCTGGTACTGATTTATTAGCAACTGGCTCTCTCCCTGGGTGTGAGAAAATAAATCCAATTATTTTGGATGATGCTCCCTTTTCTGTGTTGCAGACTCCCGTTGTCCAAGATCCTGGTGCAGTGCAGGCTGAGAACAGTCTTAATCTGACATCTCATTTGGTTCCAGGGAAGATCAGTAATTCACAGTTGAAGATTTCTGTCAACTCAAAAGACGGCTATGACAAGCCTCTGTATCAACCGCCCTCTAGGGATGATATTAATCCCTTAAATAGTCTTCAAGCTTATCCACCATCCGTACCAACCAAAAAAGCATTGAACGGGGATATTGGTAGCTGTAAATCTACTCCCAGTCAAAGTATCTCAAAAGTGGATAGAAATCATTATACTGATCTCCTTTTGCCTCGGGACAGTTATCTTCCCAAGTCTAATGGTCATGGTCCCAAGCATAATGAAATAAGGTCTGAACATCACTTACTGTCCCAAGACCAGCTGAATGATAATTCAAGAAGACCTAGACCAAGGTGTTTATCAGATTCAGATCAACCAACCCGTAAAGGTGATGTGAAACTCTTTGGTCAAATTTTAAGTCACCCTTCAACCCAGCAAAAGCCAAATTCCAGAGCAGAGGAAAAAGAAGACAGGGATGCTAAACATGCCAAGTCATCTGAAAATTCCTACAACTTGAAAATTCCTAGTCAGAATTTAGATGGAATTTTAACTTCTACGAAATTCGATCACAACAGTTACCTGGGTCTGAGAGACATGGGTCTTCCTATGAGAAGTTTTGGTTTCTGGGATGGTAATCGAATACAAACTGGTTTTCCCTCGATGCCCGATTCTGCAATCTTGCTTGCTAAGTATCCTGCTGCCTTTGGTAATTACCCACCTTCCTCTTCTACTGTAGAGCACCAGCATTTGAATAGAATTACTGAACGTAATTTAAATGGTGTATCAGTTATGCCAGCAAGAGAATTAAGTAGCAGCAAAGGGGTTGCTGACTACCAGGCTTACATGAACCGTGATGGTGCCAAAGTTCAGCCTTTCGCCGTCGATTTGAAGCAGCAACAAACTAGGTACTACTCAGAGATGCAGAGGCAGAGACGAGGAAGTGAGTATGATGGTCTGCCAAGTGTACAACAGCAAAGGGCGATGGTGGGACTCGAGGTTCTGGGCAGAGGAGGGATCCTCCATGGTGGAGGTGGGCCGCGCAATACTGTTTCAGATCCTGTAGCAGCCATCAGAAGGCACTACGCAGGTGAACAGTACAATGGGCAGATTGGGAGCATCATCAGGGAGGAAGCATGGAGAAGTAACGGGAACGTAGGCAGGTAG
- the LOC108208794 gene encoding uncharacterized protein LOC108208794 isoform X2, giving the protein MPPELLPRDRKELFRERKNERSLSEGGGSNRWRDVKRPGGYVRGFPMLSEESCRGSGPSRSNDKMLDDESGRSLGKYGRSGRENRGGPFSQRGLNRHSSDAAANSSLNGPIMQFNVNDKRLVDDVLTCNRIDLKDTPDKSGGVSGPCTGQKLDGENSLSSIDWKTLKWTRSGSLSSRGSGLSHSSSSKSMGGDSTETKSNLHPLNVSPLESPSCDAAAFASPAAGANSAAPTEETSSRKKPRLGWGEGLAKFEKKRVDSPSDTAVKIGMVLSENNTENGRSHVINVPDRSPRLAGLLSCTSPATPSVACSSSVGLNDKFLGKAVNVETADVCGSPLESLNQCEDLSCNPVTLEDTLVANLYQINELLKCNDQVSTDSDFVKSTVMNKLLVLKADVSKRIEATESEIDSLENELKLLINDTGSVHPRPASSSSLPVVCFNKPSEVDTASNLIPRPDPLQTSGDLLKDRTYGGSEGELAECKDEDIDSPGTATSKFCEPMYSGKPVSQADIPNLVESSLNVDACRNGSEVKSLVYAVEEEGTDTRPSCLVDPDNVGQTENVYDLMMASNKEAAHRASEVFSKLVPDSSSSFDIQIDDNSPCLKVDPSVEEKFARRKRFMKFKERVITLKFRVFQHLWKEDLRLLSIKRSRTKPQKKFEFGTRMLPCGYQKHRASIRSRFSSPGNLSLVPTTQVIDFASKLLEDSRTKVYRSALNMPSLILDNKEKIMSRFISSNRLVEDPCSLETERCIINPWTSEEKEIFLDKLSVFGKDFRKIAAFLDNKTTADCVEFYYKNHKSECFQKAKKKPEFAEKGKSFSKNTYLVTSGKRWNRDDNVASLDLLGAASAIAAKDDGLKPQKCAPRLIFSSCNSRTARGDDVLSKRSSAINILGSERENVAADVLAGICGSLSSEAMSSCITSSVDIGEGYQERKGQPMRMKKRRSVTPEVAQDVDEGICSDESCGEVDHADWTDEERSVFIEAVSSYGKDFAMISQCVGTKSSNQCKVFFSKARKCLGLDMMHPGSCSGVASLSDNGNGGGGADTEDASLVETGSGVKSGSKTDEDLSLSSTKVVQTETFPAGTINIYPDADKLKEINGAGESDVIVDEPRPEDAVSAGSKNKNVCLVLDNDNRFETCDGSESGAVKNLENGLGPHTKTIQNEASEGKQAVVQEVSGFVKPSYANLESGVYGDNSRAGEAGSEFSSHGNSFNETGLKNAPLSDGNIPVSAGTDLLATGSLPGCEKINPIILDDAPFSVLQTPVVQDPGAVQAENSLNLTSHLVPGKISNSQLKISVNSKDGYDKPLYQPPSRDDINPLNSLQAYPPSVPTKKALNGDIGSCKSTPSQSISKVDRNHYTDLLLPRDSYLPKSNGHGPKHNEIRSEHHLLSQDQLNDNSRRPRPRCLSDSDQPTRKGDVKLFGQILSHPSTQQKPNSRAEEKEDRDAKHAKSSENSYNLKIPSQNLDGILTSTKFDHNSYLGLRDMGLPMRSFGFWDGNRIQTGFPSMPDSAILLAKYPAAFGNYPPSSSTVEHQHLNRITERNLNGVSVMPARELSSSKGVADYQAYMNRDGAKVQPFAVDLKQQQTRYYSEMQRQRRGSEYDGLPSVQQQRAMVGLEVLGRGGILHGGGGPRNTVSDPVAAIRRHYAGEQYNGQIGSIIREEAWRSNGNVGR; this is encoded by the exons ATGCCGCCGGAATTGTTGCCAAGGGATCGGAAGGAGTTGTTCAGGGAGAGGAAGAACGAGAGGTCTTTGTCAGAAGGTGGTGGTTCAAACAGATGGAGAGATGTGAAAAGACCTGGAG GTTATGTTAGAGGTTTTCCTATGTTATCTGAAGAATCGTGTCGTGGGTCTGGACCTTCGAGGTCTAATGATAAGATGCTGGATGATGAGAGTGGTCGGTCATTGGGAAAGTATGGCAGAAGTGGTAGGGAGAATAGAGGTGGGCCTTTTAGTCAGAGAGGCTTGAATAGACACTCATCTGATGCTGCTGCCAATTCATCTTTAAATGGTCCTATTATGCAGTTCAATGTTAATGACAAGAGGTTAGTGGATGACGTATTAACATGTAATCGAATTGACTTGAAAGACACACCTGATAAGAGTGGTGGTGTTAGTGGCCCGTGCACAGGTCAGAAATTAGATGGGGAGAATTCATTGAGCTCTATAGATTGGAAGACTCTTAAATGGACACGTTCTGGAAGCTTGTCTTCACGTGGTTCTGGTTTGAGCCATTCAAGTAGCTCCAAGAGCATGGGAGGAGATTCTACTGAAACTAAGTCTAATTTGCATCCTCTAAATGTATCACCGCTGGAGTCCCCTTCATGTGATGCTGCTGCTTTTGCAAGTCCTGCTGCTGGTGCAAACTCCGCCGCTCCTACTGAAGAGACGAGTTCGCGGAAGAAGCCAAGACTTGGATGGGGTGAGGGGCTTGCAAAGTTTGAGAAGAAAAGAGTTGATAGCCCTAGTGATACTGCAGTGAAAATTGGAATGGTTTTATCTGAAAACAACACAGAAAATGGACGTTCTCATGTCATCAATGTCCCAGATAGAAGTCCTAGATTAGCAGGTCTCTTGAGTTGTACATCTCCTGCTACTCCCTCAGTTGCTTGCAGTTCCTCAGTGG GTTTAAATGACAAATTTTTGGGCAAAGCAGTGAATGTTGAAACTGCTGATGTATGTGGATCACCTTTAGAGTCTTTGAATCAGTGCGAAGATTTGTCTTGCAATCCGGTAACCTTGGAGGACACACTAGTTGCCAACTTATACCAGATTAACGAACTGCTTAAGTGTAATGATCAGGTTTCTACAGATTCTGATTTTGTGAAGTCTACTGTTATGAACAAATTGCTGGTATTGAAAGCTGATGTCTCAAAAAGAATAGAAGCTACCGAGTCTGAGATTGATTCGCTTGAAAATGAATTGAAGTTGCTGATTAATGACACCGGAAGTGTCCATCCACGTCCAGCTTCTTCTAGTTCTCTGCCAGTGGTGTGTTTCAACAAGCCGTCAGAAGTAGATACAGCATCCAATTTAATTCCTAGACCAGATCCATTGCAAACTTCAGGAGATCTGCTGAAGGACAGGACTTATGGTGGCTCCGAAGGGGAACTCGCTGAATGTAAAGATGAGGATATTGATAGTCCAGGCACTGCAACATCCAAGTTTTGTGAACCTATGTACTCGGGTAAGCCTGTTTCTCAGGCTGATATACCGAATCTTGTTGAAAGTTCTTTGAATGTTGATGCTTGTAGAAATGGCAGTGAAGTGAAGTCGTTGGTATATGCTGTTGAAGAAGAAGGAACAGATACTAGACCCAGTTGTCTTGTGGACCCTGATAATGTTGGACAGACAGAAAATGTATATGATCTAATGATGGCTTCTAACAAAGAAGCTGCACATAGAGCTTCCGAAGTGTTTAGCAAGTTAGTGCCAGACAGTTCATCCTCTTTTGATATTCAAATAGATGATAATAGCCCCTGCTTGAAAGTTGATCCTTCCGTAGAGGAAAAATTCGCAAGGAGGAAGCGTTTCATGAAGTTCAAAGAAAGAGTAATCACCCTCAAGTTTAGAGTGTTTCAGCATCTCTGGAAGGAAGATCTGCGCTTGCTATCCATAAAGAGAAGCCGCACAAAGCCTCAGAAGAAGTTTGAATTTGGCACCCGAATGTTACCCTGTGGCTACCAAAAGCATCGTGCATCTATCCGTTCTCGATTCTCATCTCCTG GGAATCTGAGTTTAGTTCCCACCACACAGGTGATTGATTTCGCAAGCAAATTGCTTGAGGATTCCCGTACAAAGGTCTATAGAAGTGCTCTGAATATGCCGTCTTTAATATTGGACAACAAGGAGAAGATAATGTCAAGGTTCATCTCAAGTAATAGGTTGGTAGAGGATCCTTGCTCTCTTGAGACAGAGAGATGTATAATTAATCCGTGGACATCTGAAGAGAAAGAGATCTTCTTAGATAAGCTTTCCGTGTTCGGGAAGGATTTCAGAAAAATAGCTGCCTTTCTTGATAACAAAACAACTGCAGATTGTGTTGAGTTCTATTACAAGAATCACAAATCAGAATGTTTTCAGAAAGCTAAGAAGAAGCCGGAGTTTGCTGAAAAAGGAAAATCCTTTTCTAAAAACACTTACTTGGTTACATCTGGTAAGAGATGGAATCGTGACGACAATGTAGCTTCTCTTGATTTGCTTGGCGCAGCCTCAGCGATAGCTGCTAAAGATGATGGCCTAAAACCTCAGAAGTGTGCACCAAGATTAATTTTCAGTTCTTGCAACTCTAGAACAGCGCGAGGTGATGATGTTTTGTCAAAGAGGTCCAGTGCTATTAACATATTGGGGAGCGAAAGAGAAAATGTAGCTGCTGATGTGTTGGCTGGTATATGTGGTTCCCTATCTTCAGAAGCTATGAGTTCTTGCATtaccagctctgttgatattgGAGAGGGATATCAGGAGAGAAAGGGCCAACCAATGCGCATGAAGAAAAGGCGGTCAGTGACACCCGAGGTTGCTCAGGATGTTGATGAAGGGATTTGTTCAGATGAGAGTTGTGGAGAGGTAGACCATGCAGATTGGACAGACGAGGAAAGGTCGGTTTTCATTGAGGCCGTGTCATCCTATGGCAAGGATTTTGCAATGATTTCTCAGTGTGTTGGGACAAAGTCCAGTAATCAGTGTAAGGTCTTCTTCAGTAAGGCTCGGAAGTGCCTTGGTTTAGATATGATGCATCCTGGTTCTTGCAGTGGGGTAGCATCATTAAGTGACAATGGTAATGGAGGTGGCGGAGCTGACACAGAGGATGCCTCTCTTGTGGAGACTGGCTCAGGTGTTAAATCAGGCTCTAAGACTGATGAAGATCTGTCCTTGTCTAGTACGAAAGTAGTTCAGACTGAAACATTTCCGGCAGGgactataaatatttatccTGACGCTGACAAGTTGAAGGAGATAAACGGCGCAGGAGAATCAGATGTTATAGTTGATGAGCCCAGGCCAGAAGATGCTGTCTCTGCTggaagtaaaaataaaaatgtttgtCTAGTTCTTGATAATGACAACAGATTTGAAACTTGTGATGGTAGCGAGTCTGGGGCTGTGAAGAATCTTGAAAATGGTTTGGGGCCTCATACAAAAACTATACAAAATGAAGCTTCTGAAGGAAAACAAGCAGTTGTTCAGGAGGTTAGTGGCTTTGTTAAACCTTCTTATGCGAACTTAGAGAGTGGTGTTTATGGTGATAATTCTCGAGCAGGAGAAGCAGGAAGTGAGTTTTCATCACATGGAAATAGTTTCAATGAGACAGGTCTTAAAAATGCTCCCCTATCTGATGGAAATATTCCTGTATCGGCTGGTACTGATTTATTAGCAACTGGCTCTCTCCCTGGGTGTGAGAAAATAAATCCAATTATTTTGGATGATGCTCCCTTTTCTGTGTTGCAGACTCCCGTTGTCCAAGATCCTGGTGCAGTGCAGGCTGAGAACAGTCTTAATCTGACATCTCATTTGGTTCCAGGGAAGATCAGTAATTCACAGTTGAAGATTTCTGTCAACTCAAAAGACGGCTATGACAAGCCTCTGTATCAACCGCCCTCTAGGGATGATATTAATCCCTTAAATAGTCTTCAAGCTTATCCACCATCCGTACCAACCAAAAAAGCATTGAACGGGGATATTGGTAGCTGTAAATCTACTCCCAGTCAAAGTATCTCAAAAGTGGATAGAAATCATTATACTGATCTCCTTTTGCCTCGGGACAGTTATCTTCCCAAGTCTAATGGTCATGGTCCCAAGCATAATGAAATAAGGTCTGAACATCACTTACTGTCCCAAGACCAGCTGAATGATAATTCAAGAAGACCTAGACCAAGGTGTTTATCAGATTCAGATCAACCAACCCGTAAAGGTGATGTGAAACTCTTTGGTCAAATTTTAAGTCACCCTTCAACCCAGCAAAAGCCAAATTCCAGAGCAGAGGAAAAAGAAGACAGGGATGCTAAACATGCCAAGTCATCTGAAAATTCCTACAACTTGAAAATTCCTAGTCAGAATTTAGATGGAATTTTAACTTCTACGAAATTCGATCACAACAGTTACCTGGGTCTGAGAGACATGGGTCTTCCTATGAGAAGTTTTGGTTTCTGGGATGGTAATCGAATACAAACTGGTTTTCCCTCGATGCCCGATTCTGCAATCTTGCTTGCTAAGTATCCTGCTGCCTTTGGTAATTACCCACCTTCCTCTTCTACTGTAGAGCACCAGCATTTGAATAGAATTACTGAACGTAATTTAAATGGTGTATCAGTTATGCCAGCAAGAGAATTAAGTAGCAGCAAAGGGGTTGCTGACTACCAGGCTTACATGAACCGTGATGGTGCCAAAGTTCAGCCTTTCGCCGTCGATTTGAAGCAGCAACAAACTAGGTACTACTCAGAGATGCAGAGGCAGAGACGAGGAAGTGAGTATGATGGTCTGCCAAGTGTACAACAGCAAAGGGCGATGGTGGGACTCGAGGTTCTGGGCAGAGGAGGGATCCTCCATGGTGGAGGTGGGCCGCGCAATACTGTTTCAGATCCTGTAGCAGCCATCAGAAGGCACTACGCAGGTGAACAGTACAATGGGCAGATTGGGAGCATCATCAGGGAGGAAGCATGGAGAAGTAACGGGAACGTAGGCAGGTAG